A single genomic interval of Streptomyces sp. BA2 harbors:
- a CDS encoding HD-GYP domain-containing protein — MRSIAPWARAYILCAALAGAACAAPALTSSRTPWGALALLAALYAGCEQITRCRVIGRRAGPGLNGLGTFFPVLLAAVFLLPPAAAALVAVPGALLARVERRPRWVRRVWRAAQLALAAWASAWTYGALGGREAVAAPDFPYALAPAGAAVLAFSAVLTLLDGGILATAERVPVRTAWRGLFLRSFAPVAVHGLAGLMMAVLWRSPYGPLAALLVLLPMGVSCWVFAQYHRERAAHQATIRALVQAVDIKDRYTRGHSERVGRASVMIARELGMADERVESLRFAGILHDVGKLGVPTRLLRKDGPLTPEERRVIELHPEYGHEMVRGIGFLGEARAAILHHHERMDGSGYPYGLVGRQIPEFARVVAVADAFDAMTSTRSYRRGRPVAAAVAELSRCAGAQFDPVMVAALQRALDRHGWHPAVTADTGEVPAPRRGTSSVPSAPGTASR, encoded by the coding sequence ATGCGGTCCATCGCCCCATGGGCGCGCGCCTACATCCTGTGCGCCGCCCTGGCCGGTGCCGCCTGCGCCGCGCCCGCGCTGACCTCGTCGCGCACGCCGTGGGGCGCGCTCGCCCTGCTCGCCGCGCTCTACGCCGGGTGTGAGCAGATCACGCGGTGCCGGGTGATCGGCCGCCGCGCCGGGCCCGGACTCAACGGCCTCGGCACGTTCTTCCCCGTGCTGCTCGCCGCCGTCTTCCTGCTGCCGCCCGCGGCCGCCGCCCTCGTCGCGGTGCCGGGGGCGCTGCTCGCCCGCGTCGAGCGACGCCCCCGGTGGGTGCGCAGGGTCTGGCGCGCGGCCCAACTCGCCCTGGCCGCCTGGGCTTCGGCGTGGACGTACGGAGCGCTCGGCGGTCGCGAGGCCGTGGCCGCGCCCGACTTTCCGTACGCGCTCGCGCCCGCGGGGGCGGCCGTCCTCGCCTTCTCCGCCGTACTGACCTTGCTCGACGGCGGCATCCTGGCCACCGCGGAACGGGTGCCGGTGCGGACCGCGTGGCGGGGGCTCTTCCTGCGGTCGTTCGCGCCGGTCGCGGTGCACGGACTCGCCGGACTGATGATGGCGGTGCTGTGGCGAAGTCCGTACGGGCCGCTCGCCGCGCTCCTCGTGCTGCTCCCGATGGGCGTCTCCTGCTGGGTCTTCGCGCAGTACCACCGCGAGCGCGCCGCGCATCAGGCCACCATCCGGGCGCTCGTACAGGCCGTCGACATCAAGGACCGGTACACGCGCGGGCACAGCGAGCGCGTGGGGCGGGCCTCCGTGATGATCGCGCGGGAGCTGGGGATGGCGGACGAGCGGGTGGAGAGCCTGCGGTTCGCCGGGATCCTGCACGACGTCGGCAAACTCGGCGTACCGACCCGGCTCCTTCGCAAGGACGGGCCGCTGACCCCCGAGGAACGGCGGGTCATCGAGCTGCATCCCGAGTACGGGCACGAGATGGTGCGCGGGATCGGATTCCTGGGGGAGGCACGGGCGGCGATCCTCCACCACCACGAGCGGATGGACGGCAGCGGGTATCCCTACGGGCTCGTGGGGCGGCAGATTCCGGAGTTCGCCCGGGTGGTGGCCGTCGCGGACGCGTTTGACGCCATGACGTCCACCAGGTCCTACCGGCGGGGGAGGCCTGTCGCCGCTGCTGTGGCCGAGCTGTCCCGGTGCGCGGGGGCGCAGTTCGACCCTGTGATGGTTGCCGCGTTGCAGCGGGCGCTGGACCGGCACGGGTGGCATCCCGCTGTCACGGCGGACACCGGCGAGGTGCCCGCGCCCCGCCGAGGGACGTCCAGCGTTCCCTCGGCCCCCGGGACGGCCTCACGGTGA
- a CDS encoding HD-GYP domain-containing protein gives MRAVTGFTYGAAGLLTLLGLGWTLWHGVAEGGIALAFGGLVAVGELARWGTGGSDREPAPLGAAGALAYALLGEIGGRPTHHGVLQVIAVVVAAALVGAVPHVALGKGPALDHVARRVLTVGFAAACFQPLYNAGKLGEWVGQGPAFAVVIGALLVLTALCDAVLAAAMAHARTGWPFAPLLRDELRAMLGIGSAVCATGAVMALAVAVAGLWALPVFSLPLLLTQLSFGRYAAVRTTYRQTITSLARSTEIAGYTPQGHARRVAALSRAVGRELGLSAPDLAVLEHAALMHDIGQLSLVDPVPAGATAALPDAEQRRIALLGGAVVRQTGVDGDVAVVVERQADPYRDQPLTARIVRAANAYDEMARGEGPTGPLHALERLRLGTGRDYQPEVVEALARVLSRGGHSLPPVG, from the coding sequence GTGAGGGCCGTCACGGGGTTCACCTACGGCGCCGCCGGGCTGCTCACTCTCCTTGGTCTCGGGTGGACCCTCTGGCACGGCGTTGCCGAAGGGGGGATCGCGCTTGCCTTCGGAGGGCTCGTCGCCGTGGGGGAGCTGGCCCGGTGGGGTACGGGAGGGAGCGACCGGGAGCCCGCGCCGCTCGGGGCCGCGGGCGCGCTCGCGTACGCGCTGCTGGGTGAGATCGGGGGGCGGCCCACGCACCACGGAGTCCTCCAGGTGATCGCTGTGGTCGTCGCGGCCGCGCTCGTCGGTGCCGTGCCGCATGTGGCGCTCGGCAAGGGGCCCGCCCTCGATCACGTGGCCCGGCGCGTGCTCACCGTCGGATTCGCCGCCGCATGCTTCCAACCGCTCTACAACGCGGGGAAGTTGGGGGAGTGGGTGGGGCAGGGCCCCGCCTTCGCCGTCGTCATCGGCGCGCTGCTCGTCCTGACCGCCCTGTGCGACGCCGTGCTCGCCGCGGCCATGGCGCACGCCCGCACCGGGTGGCCCTTCGCACCGCTCCTGCGCGACGAGCTGCGGGCCATGCTCGGCATCGGGTCCGCCGTGTGCGCGACGGGGGCCGTCATGGCGCTCGCGGTCGCCGTGGCGGGGCTCTGGGCGCTGCCGGTGTTCAGCCTGCCGCTGCTCCTGACCCAGCTGTCGTTCGGGCGGTACGCCGCGGTGCGGACCACCTACCGGCAGACCATCACCTCCCTCGCGCGGTCCACCGAGATCGCCGGGTACACCCCGCAGGGCCACGCACGCCGCGTGGCCGCCCTCAGCCGGGCCGTCGGGCGTGAGCTGGGGCTCTCCGCGCCGGACCTCGCCGTCCTTGAGCACGCGGCGCTGATGCACGACATCGGGCAGCTCTCCCTCGTCGACCCCGTGCCGGCGGGCGCGACCGCCGCCCTGCCGGACGCGGAACAGCGGCGGATCGCCCTGCTCGGGGGCGCCGTCGTGCGTCAGACGGGGGTGGACGGCGACGTCGCCGTGGTCGTGGAGCGGCAGGCGGACCCGTACCGCGATCAGCCGCTCACCGCCCGTATTGTGCGAGCCGCCAACGCGTACGACGAGATGGCCAGGGGAGAAGGTCCCACAGGCCCTCTCCACGCCCTGGAGCGGCTGCGGCTCGGCACGGGCCGTGACTATCAGCCCGAGGTGGTGGAAGCCCTGGCCCGGGTGCTTTCGCGGGGCGGTCATAGCTTGCCGCCGGTTGGGTAA
- the def gene encoding peptide deformylase, which yields MAQDTEQQASGGVLPVDDEGFVIDTEDCEERETAYRERGTSRPITVVGNPVLHKECKDVTAFDADLEQLVADMFASQRTAEGVGLAANQIGVDLKVFVYDCMDDEGRRHVGVVCNPVVRELPADRRRLDDSNEGCLSVPTAYAELARPDFAEVTGQDEKGNPIKVRGTGYFSRCLQHETDHLYGYLYIDRLSKRDRKDALRQMEEGTPRYPVVPNA from the coding sequence ATGGCGCAGGACACTGAGCAGCAGGCCTCGGGCGGGGTCCTCCCCGTAGACGACGAGGGCTTCGTCATCGACACGGAGGACTGCGAGGAGCGGGAGACGGCCTACCGCGAGCGCGGCACGTCCCGGCCCATCACGGTCGTCGGCAACCCTGTGCTGCACAAGGAGTGCAAGGACGTCACCGCCTTCGACGCCGATCTTGAGCAGCTCGTCGCCGACATGTTCGCCAGCCAGCGGACCGCCGAGGGCGTGGGCCTGGCCGCCAACCAGATCGGCGTCGACCTGAAGGTCTTCGTCTACGACTGCATGGACGACGAGGGCAGGCGGCACGTCGGCGTGGTCTGCAACCCCGTCGTGCGCGAGCTCCCCGCGGACCGGCGCCGCCTGGACGACTCGAACGAGGGCTGCCTCTCGGTGCCCACGGCCTACGCCGAGCTGGCCCGCCCGGACTTCGCGGAAGTGACCGGGCAGGACGAGAAGGGCAACCCCATCAAGGTGCGGGGCACCGGCTACTTCTCCCGCTGCCTCCAGCACGAGACGGACCACCTGTACGGCTACCTCTACATCGACCGCCTGTCCAAGCGTGACCGCAAGGACGCGCTGCGGCAGATGGAAGAGGGCACCCCGCGCTACCCCGTCGTGCCGAACGCCTGA
- the cyc1 gene encoding epi-isozizaene synthase: MPAYAHSTSPTQTHAPAVSVPPALALPVIESGFPRQLHPYWPQLQEKSRTWLREMRLMPADKVERYADSLCYTDLVAGYYIGAPDELLSAIADLSSWFFAWDDRHDRDSVHGRAAQWRRLCRGLHETLRAPRQQLRHRDPLVAGFADCVLRLYSHLGPSWNARFARHFHSVIEAYDLEFRNRRTGTVPTVEAYIELRRLTFAHWTWIDLLEPTARRELPPAVRKHPAYRRAALATQDFSAWYNDLCSLPKELAGDELHNLGISLIQHEGLSLEEAVAEVHARVTRCISDFLVAEKEVLRLAGQLADGSVQGRELSDALESCVANMRNWFSSVYWFHHESGRYRVDSWDDRSIPPYVSDAAMSDLAETELVGEE; this comes from the coding sequence GTGCCTGCATATGCACACAGCACTTCACCGACACAGACGCACGCGCCGGCGGTATCCGTGCCACCGGCGTTGGCACTTCCGGTGATCGAGTCGGGGTTTCCTCGTCAACTGCACCCGTATTGGCCACAGCTCCAGGAGAAGTCCAGGACGTGGCTGCGCGAAATGCGCCTCATGCCCGCGGACAAGGTCGAGCGGTACGCGGACAGCCTGTGCTACACGGACCTGGTGGCGGGCTACTACATTGGCGCACCCGATGAGTTGCTCAGTGCGATAGCCGACCTCAGCAGTTGGTTCTTCGCGTGGGACGACCGGCACGACCGCGACTCGGTGCACGGCAGGGCGGCGCAGTGGCGCCGGCTGTGCCGCGGGCTCCACGAGACGCTCCGGGCGCCCCGGCAGCAACTGCGCCACCGCGACCCTCTGGTAGCGGGATTCGCGGACTGCGTCCTCCGGTTGTACTCCCACCTCGGCCCCAGCTGGAACGCCCGGTTCGCCCGGCATTTCCACAGCGTGATCGAGGCGTACGACCTGGAGTTCAGGAACCGCAGAACGGGCACGGTCCCGACGGTCGAGGCCTACATCGAGCTCCGCAGACTCACGTTCGCGCACTGGACGTGGATCGACCTGCTCGAGCCCACGGCGCGCCGTGAACTGCCTCCGGCGGTGCGGAAGCATCCCGCGTACCGGCGGGCGGCGCTCGCCACGCAGGACTTCTCCGCCTGGTACAACGACCTGTGCTCGCTCCCCAAAGAACTCGCGGGAGATGAATTGCACAATCTCGGGATCAGTCTGATCCAGCACGAGGGACTTTCCCTGGAAGAAGCCGTGGCGGAAGTGCACGCGCGGGTCACCCGATGCATATCGGATTTCCTCGTGGCGGAAAAGGAAGTACTGCGGCTCGCCGGGCAATTGGCCGACGGAAGCGTACAGGGGAGGGAACTCTCGGACGCGCTGGAATCGTGCGTCGCCAACATGCGGAACTGGTTCTCTTCCGTGTACTGGTTCCACCACGAATCCGGCCGCTACCGGGTGGACAGCTGGGACGACAGGTCCATTCCTCCGTACGTGAGCGACGCCGCAATGAGCGACCTGGCCGAA